The Labeo rohita strain BAU-BD-2019 chromosome 19, IGBB_LRoh.1.0, whole genome shotgun sequence genome window below encodes:
- the stk3 gene encoding serine/threonine-protein kinase 3, producing the protein MEHSVPKNKLKKLSEDSLTKQPEEVFDVLEKLGEGSYGSVFKAIHKESGQVVAIKQVPVESDLQEIIKEISIMQQCDSPYVVKYYGSYFKNTDLWIVMEYCGAGSVSDIIRLRNKTLTEDEIATVLKSTLKGLEYLHFMRKIHRDIKAGNILLNTEGHAKLADFGVAGQLTDTMAKRNTVIGTPFWMAPEVIQEIGYNCVADIWSLGITSIEMAEGKPPYADIHPMRAIFMIPTNPPPTFRKPELWSDDFTDFVKKCLVKNPEQRATATQLLQHPFITSAKPVTILRDLITEAMEMKAKRQQEQQRELEEDDENSDEEVEVDSHTMVKSGSESAGTMRATGTMSDGAQTMIEHGSTMLESDLGTMVINSDDDDNDEMEDHGSMKRNPTAQQIQRPSFMDYFDKQDSNKAQEGYNHNQQDPCLISKTAFPDNWKVPQDGDFDFLKNLDFEELQMRLTALDPMMEREIEELRQRYTAKRQPILDAMDAKKRRQQNF; encoded by the exons ATGGAGCATTCGGTGCCCAAAAA TAAGCTGAAGAAACTAAGTGAAGACAGTCTTACCAAGCAGCCTGAGGAAGTGTTTGACGTCCTTGAAAAGCTTGGAGAAGG ATCATATGGCAGTGTTTTTAAAGCCATCCACAAGGAATCAGGCCAGGTTGTGGCCATTAAACAAGTTCCTGTCGAATCAGACCTGCAGGAGATAATCAAAGAGATCTCCATAATGCAGCAATGTGACAG TCCTTATGTGGTGAAGTACTATGGCAGCTATTTCAAGAACACCGATCTGTGGATTGTGATGGAGTACTGTGGTGCTGGATCGGTGTCTGACATCATCAGACTGCGCAACAAAAcg ctCACTGAAGATGAAATCGCAACAGTCCTTAAATCCACCTTAAAAGGTCTGGAGTATCTCCATTTCATGAGGAAAATCCACAGGGACATCAAAGCAGGGAATATCCTCCTCAACACAGAAGGCCATGCCAAACTAGCTGATTTCGGAGTGGCTGGACAACTTACC GACACAATGGCGAAGAGGAACACGGTTATAGGAACACCCTTCTGGATGGCCCCTGAAGTAATCCAGGAGATCGGCTACAACTGCGTGGCAGATATCTGGTCTCTCGGCATCACATCCATAGAAATGGCCGAAGGAAAGCCTCCTTATGCAGACATTCATCCAATGAGA GCTATTTTTATGATCCCTACAAACCCTCCACCCACTTTCCGCAAGCCAGAGCTCTGGAGTGACGATTTCACAGATTTTGTGAAGAAATGTCTGGTTAAGAACCCTGAGCAAAGAGCAACGGCCACTCAACTGCTGCAG CATCCATTTATAACCAGTGCTAAGCCAGTGACCATCCTGCGGGATCTCATCACAGAGGCCATGGAGATGAAGGCCAAGAGACAACAGGAGCAGCAGAGAGAGCTGGAGGAGGATGACGAGAACTCG GATGAGGAAGTGGAAGTGGATTCCCACACCATGGTGAAGTCTGGTTCAGAGAGCGCTGGGACCATGAGAGCCACAGGCACTATGAGCGATGGCGCTCAGACCATGATTGAACATGGCAGCACTATGCTGGAGTCGGATTTGGGCACCATGGTCATCaacagtgatgatgatgataatgatgaaaTGGAAGATCACGGCTCAATGAAGA GAAATCCTACAGCTCAGCAAATTCAACGTCCATCCTTCATGGACTACTTTGACAAGCAAGACTCAAATAAAGCACAAGAGGGTTACAATCACAACCAGCAGGACCCGTGTTTAATTTCCAAAACAGCTTTCCCTGATAATTGGAAAGTGCCGCAAGATGGAGATTTCGATTTT CTGAAAAACCTCGATTTTGAGGAGCTCCAGATGCGTCTTACAGCTCTGGACCCCATGATGGAGCGAGAGATTGAAGAACTGCGGCAGCGCTACACGGCCAAGAGGCAACCCATCCTTGACGCCATGGATGCGAAGAAACGCCGGCAGCAGAACTTCTAA
- the nt5c1aa gene encoding 5'-nucleotidase, cytosolic IAa isoform X1: protein MSLDPVQVMKGQDPMPNTCPSASNGDSKASWDDSKDIHDNVGSAKKPKSGPLRRARKVEGGIFFPKPENAVTIAVSSRVLFRTEKEQKVFEQKGIEEYLRYQVEHENEPFAPGPAFAFVKALETVNSRLRELYPDSEELFDIVLVTYNHAHVGVRLINTINYHNLFIERFCMTGGSSPIGYLKAWHTNLYLSADAEKVQEALAEGIAAATMFMPEKQIEVSETQLRVAFDGDAVLFSDESERIFKAHGLDKFFEHERENENRLLDHGPLKGFLEVLGKLQKKFYAKGHRLDCPIRTYLVTARSAASSGIRALKTLRAWGLETDEALFLAGAPKGPMLEKIRPHIYFDDQMFHVEGAVEMGAIAAHVPYGIAQKYPHKKSTNAGK from the exons ATGAGTCTTGACCCTGTTCAGGTCATGAAGGGGCAAGACCCCATGCCCAACACCTGCCCGTCAGCCTCAAACGGCGATAGCAAAGCATCCTGGGATGACAGCAAGGATATCCATGACAATGTGGGTTCTGCAAAGAAGCCCAAATCA gGACCTCTGAGACGGGCCAGGAAGGTGGAGGGAGGCATTTTCTTT CCCAAACCAGAGAATGCAGTCACCATTGCTGTGTCGTCGCGTGTTTTGTTCCGCACAGAGAAAGAGCAGAAGGTGTTTGAGCAGAAAGGAATTGAGGAGTACCTCAGGTATCAGGTGGAGCACGAAAATGAGCCCTTTGCTCCTGGCCCAGCATTCGCATTTGTTAAG GCACTGGAGACCGTAAACAGCCGGTTACGGGAGCTCTATCCAGACAGCGAGGAGCTTTTTGATATTGTGCTGGTAACCTATAACCATGCTCATGTAGGCGTCAGACTCATCAACACCATCAACTACCACA ATCTATTCATTGAGCGGTTCTGCATGACAGGAGGTAGCAGCCCCATTGGGTACCTGAAAGCGTGGCATACAAACTTGTATTTGTCTGCCGATGCTGAAAAGGTTCAGGAAGCCCTCGCTGAAG GGATTGCAGCAGCCACCATGTTTATGCCAGAAAAACAAATCGAGGTGTCCGAGACCCAGCTGAGAGTGGCATTCGATGGCGACGCTGTACTTTTCTCTGATGAATCTGAGCGCATTTTTAAGGCCCACGGCCTGGACAAGTTCTTCGAGCATGAGAGggaaaatgaaaacagattGCTAGATcat GGGCCACTGAAAGGTTTCCTGGAAGTGCTCGGGAAGCTTCAGAAGAAATTCTACGCTAAAGGCCACCGTCTGGACTGTCCCATTCGCACCTACCTCGTGACAGCCCGCAGTGCAGCCAGCTCAGGCATCCGTGCCTTAAAGACTCTCCGTGCCTGGGGACTAGAGACAGACGAGGCTCTTTTCCTGGCCGGGGCACCAAAAGGCCCCATGCTGGAGAAAATCCGGCCCCACATCTACTTTGATGACCAGATGTTTCACGTGGAGGGTGCTGTAGAGATGGGTGCCATTGCTGCCCATGTGCCCTATGGGATTGCACAGAAATACCCTCATAAAAAAAGCACCAATGcaggaaaataa
- the nt5c1aa gene encoding 5'-nucleotidase, cytosolic IAa isoform X2: MSLDPVQVMKGQDPMPNTCPSASNGDSKASWDDSKDIHDNVGSAKKPKSPKPENAVTIAVSSRVLFRTEKEQKVFEQKGIEEYLRYQVEHENEPFAPGPAFAFVKALETVNSRLRELYPDSEELFDIVLVTYNHAHVGVRLINTINYHNLFIERFCMTGGSSPIGYLKAWHTNLYLSADAEKVQEALAEGIAAATMFMPEKQIEVSETQLRVAFDGDAVLFSDESERIFKAHGLDKFFEHERENENRLLDHGPLKGFLEVLGKLQKKFYAKGHRLDCPIRTYLVTARSAASSGIRALKTLRAWGLETDEALFLAGAPKGPMLEKIRPHIYFDDQMFHVEGAVEMGAIAAHVPYGIAQKYPHKKSTNAGK; this comes from the exons ATGAGTCTTGACCCTGTTCAGGTCATGAAGGGGCAAGACCCCATGCCCAACACCTGCCCGTCAGCCTCAAACGGCGATAGCAAAGCATCCTGGGATGACAGCAAGGATATCCATGACAATGTGGGTTCTGCAAAGAAGCCCAAATCA CCCAAACCAGAGAATGCAGTCACCATTGCTGTGTCGTCGCGTGTTTTGTTCCGCACAGAGAAAGAGCAGAAGGTGTTTGAGCAGAAAGGAATTGAGGAGTACCTCAGGTATCAGGTGGAGCACGAAAATGAGCCCTTTGCTCCTGGCCCAGCATTCGCATTTGTTAAG GCACTGGAGACCGTAAACAGCCGGTTACGGGAGCTCTATCCAGACAGCGAGGAGCTTTTTGATATTGTGCTGGTAACCTATAACCATGCTCATGTAGGCGTCAGACTCATCAACACCATCAACTACCACA ATCTATTCATTGAGCGGTTCTGCATGACAGGAGGTAGCAGCCCCATTGGGTACCTGAAAGCGTGGCATACAAACTTGTATTTGTCTGCCGATGCTGAAAAGGTTCAGGAAGCCCTCGCTGAAG GGATTGCAGCAGCCACCATGTTTATGCCAGAAAAACAAATCGAGGTGTCCGAGACCCAGCTGAGAGTGGCATTCGATGGCGACGCTGTACTTTTCTCTGATGAATCTGAGCGCATTTTTAAGGCCCACGGCCTGGACAAGTTCTTCGAGCATGAGAGggaaaatgaaaacagattGCTAGATcat GGGCCACTGAAAGGTTTCCTGGAAGTGCTCGGGAAGCTTCAGAAGAAATTCTACGCTAAAGGCCACCGTCTGGACTGTCCCATTCGCACCTACCTCGTGACAGCCCGCAGTGCAGCCAGCTCAGGCATCCGTGCCTTAAAGACTCTCCGTGCCTGGGGACTAGAGACAGACGAGGCTCTTTTCCTGGCCGGGGCACCAAAAGGCCCCATGCTGGAGAAAATCCGGCCCCACATCTACTTTGATGACCAGATGTTTCACGTGGAGGGTGCTGTAGAGATGGGTGCCATTGCTGCCCATGTGCCCTATGGGATTGCACAGAAATACCCTCATAAAAAAAGCACCAATGcaggaaaataa